The following coding sequences lie in one Methanofastidiosum sp. genomic window:
- a CDS encoding glycosyltransferase, with amino-acid sequence MEEIDSNETVYSKRKNITKLKVPALREYSKVVGKEKIHKLKELAKDLNGIKILEVNSTAFGGGVAEMLKSSVPFLNEIGIEDDWKVMKGTDEFFTVTKSIHNLLQGKKQDFTKNMEDIYVACTEANVKKNIIDEHYDVITVHDPQPLGLASYLKKEKEKWLWRCHIDLDIDVFLKNENLEKLITKWASYYDSAIFSNVQYVVSSWNLPKFIIPPYIDPLSEKNKELKQDYIDEIIDKYNIQKNKPIILQVSRFDKWKDPVGLISIYKNVKKMEDCQLVLIGSMANDDPESILVLEDVKQKIKHTKDVHILLNLPDIEVNAIQRAATVVVQNSIKEGFGLTVTEALWKEKAVVGRPVGGLTLQIVPNKNGFLLYDTDKRIETIVMLLRNPEKRETIGKRAKKFVKQRFLMPGRAYDYLLAVETMEFLPKESIVSFHPWYEL; translated from the coding sequence ATGGAAGAAATTGATAGTAATGAAACTGTATATAGTAAAAGAAAGAATATCACTAAATTAAAAGTTCCGGCCCTTAGAGAGTACTCCAAAGTGGTGGGGAAAGAGAAAATACATAAATTAAAGGAATTAGCTAAAGATCTAAATGGAATTAAAATATTGGAGGTAAATTCCACAGCTTTTGGTGGGGGGGTTGCAGAGATGCTAAAATCTTCTGTTCCCTTCTTAAATGAAATTGGGATAGAAGATGATTGGAAAGTCATGAAAGGAACAGATGAATTCTTTACTGTGACAAAATCAATTCATAATTTGTTGCAAGGAAAAAAACAGGATTTTACAAAAAACATGGAAGATATATATGTAGCTTGCACAGAGGCAAATGTAAAGAAAAATATAATAGACGAGCATTATGACGTAATTACTGTTCATGATCCCCAACCTTTAGGCTTGGCAAGTTATCTAAAAAAAGAAAAAGAAAAATGGCTATGGAGATGTCACATCGACCTAGATATCGATGTGTTTCTTAAAAATGAAAATTTAGAGAAGTTGATAACTAAGTGGGCAAGCTATTATGATTCGGCGATCTTTTCTAACGTCCAATATGTGGTATCAAGCTGGAATTTGCCAAAGTTTATAATCCCCCCATATATTGATCCCCTCTCAGAGAAAAACAAAGAGTTAAAACAGGATTATATTGACGAGATTATTGATAAATATAATATTCAAAAAAATAAACCCATAATTCTTCAAGTAAGTAGATTTGATAAGTGGAAAGATCCTGTGGGGCTTATTTCTATTTATAAAAACGTAAAGAAAATGGAAGATTGTCAACTTGTTTTAATTGGTAGTATGGCAAATGACGATCCTGAATCAATTTTAGTCTTAGAGGATGTTAAACAAAAAATAAAACATACAAAAGACGTTCATATACTTCTTAATCTTCCCGATATTGAGGTAAATGCAATACAAAGGGCTGCCACAGTTGTAGTCCAAAACTCAATAAAAGAGGGATTCGGTCTTACAGTTACCGAAGCATTATGGAAAGAAAAGGCTGTTGTTGGGCGACCAGTTGGAGGATTGACTCTTCAAATAGTTCCTAACAAAAATGGATTTTTATTATATGATACAGATAAAAGAATAGAAACTATAGTCATGCTCCTTCGAAATCCAGAAAAAAGAGAAACAATCGGAAAAAGAGCAAAGAAATTTGTTAAGCAAAGATTCTTAATGCCCGGTAGGGCATATGATTATCTCTTGGCCGTTGAGACAATGGAGTTTTTGCCCAAAGAGAGTATTGTTAGCTTTCATCCTTGGTATGAGCTCTAA